A section of the Chryseobacterium scophthalmum genome encodes:
- the trmD gene encoding tRNA (guanosine(37)-N1)-methyltransferase TrmD, translating to MRIDIISVLPELMESPFQTSILKRAVDKGIVEVHFHQLRDWSINKHRQIDDEPYGGGAGMVMMIEPIDKCISELKSQREYDEIIYLTPDGETLNQRIANTLSIKNNLIFLCGHYKGIDQRVRDLHITKEISIGDFVLTGGELAACVLADSIIRLVPGVLNDEQSALTDSFQDDLLSPPIYTRPESYKGLEVPKILLSGNFAKIEEWRHEQAVKITTEKRPDLLE from the coding sequence ATGAGAATTGACATTATAAGCGTGCTTCCAGAATTAATGGAAAGCCCGTTTCAAACTTCTATTTTGAAAAGAGCAGTTGATAAAGGTATTGTAGAAGTACATTTTCATCAGTTGAGAGACTGGTCAATCAACAAACACCGCCAGATTGACGACGAGCCTTACGGTGGTGGTGCTGGAATGGTGATGATGATTGAGCCTATAGATAAATGTATTTCTGAACTTAAATCTCAGAGAGAATATGATGAAATCATTTATTTAACGCCCGATGGAGAAACTTTAAACCAAAGAATTGCCAATACTTTATCGATTAAAAACAATCTGATCTTTTTGTGCGGTCACTACAAAGGAATTGATCAGCGTGTAAGAGATTTGCATATTACCAAAGAAATATCAATCGGAGATTTTGTTTTGACTGGTGGTGAATTGGCAGCTTGTGTTTTGGCAGATTCTATCATCCGTCTTGTTCCCGGAGTTTTGAATGACGAGCAAAGTGCTTTAACAGACAGCTTCCAAGATGACTTGCTTTCACCTCCTATTTATACAAGACCCGAATCTTATAAAGGATTGGAGGTTCCAAAAATACTTTTAAGTGGGAATTTTGCCAAAATAGAGGAATGGAGACACGAACAGGCTGTAAAAATCACTACAGAAAAGCGCCCCGACCTTTTAGAATAA
- the dusB gene encoding tRNA dihydrouridine synthase DusB → MIKIGNIELPEFPLLLAPMEDVSDPPYRRLCKLHGADLMYSEFISSEGLIRDAMKSRKKLDIFDYERPVGIQIFGGDEEAMAMSARIVETVNPDLVDINFGCPVKKVVCKGAGAGVLKDVDMMVRLTKAVVSSTSLPVTVKTRLGWDSNSINIDEVAERLQETGIKALTIHARTRGQMYKGEADWEHISRIKQNPNIEIPIFGNGDIDSPEKALEYKNKYACDGIMIGRAAIGYPWIFNEIKHFFKTGENLAAPTISDRLLAVRQHAEWSAEWKGEKLGLIEMRQHYSNYFRGIPHFKDFRRKFLEVYTLEEMDAVIHETQEFYEEYQAQQA, encoded by the coding sequence ATGATTAAAATTGGCAATATAGAACTGCCGGAATTTCCGCTTTTGTTGGCTCCGATGGAAGATGTGAGTGACCCTCCATACAGACGTTTGTGCAAATTGCATGGAGCAGATTTGATGTACTCGGAGTTTATTTCTTCTGAAGGCTTAATTCGTGATGCGATGAAAAGCAGAAAAAAACTGGATATTTTCGATTATGAAAGACCTGTAGGAATTCAGATCTTTGGTGGTGATGAAGAGGCTATGGCAATGTCTGCAAGAATAGTGGAAACTGTAAATCCTGATTTGGTAGATATCAATTTCGGATGTCCTGTAAAAAAAGTGGTTTGTAAAGGAGCCGGTGCAGGTGTTTTGAAGGATGTTGACATGATGGTTCGTTTAACGAAAGCGGTAGTGAGTTCTACAAGTCTTCCTGTAACGGTGAAAACCCGTTTGGGATGGGACAGCAATTCTATCAATATTGATGAAGTTGCCGAACGTCTTCAGGAAACTGGAATTAAAGCTTTAACCATCCATGCGAGAACGCGTGGACAAATGTATAAAGGTGAAGCTGATTGGGAACATATTTCAAGAATTAAGCAAAATCCTAATATAGAGATCCCTATTTTCGGAAACGGAGATATAGATTCTCCCGAAAAAGCTTTAGAATATAAAAATAAGTATGCGTGCGATGGTATTATGATTGGTCGTGCTGCAATTGGATATCCGTGGATTTTTAATGAAATAAAGCATTTCTTTAAAACAGGTGAAAACTTGGCTGCTCCAACTATTTCAGACAGATTATTAGCCGTTCGTCAACATGCAGAATGGAGTGCTGAATGGAAAGGTGAAAAGCTGGGCTTAATTGAAATGAGACAACATTACAGCAATTATTTCCGTGGAATTCCACATTTTAAAGATTTCAGAAGAAAATTCTTAGAAGTATATACTTTGGAAGAAATGGATGCTGTTATTCATGAAACTCAAGAGTTTTACGAAGAATATCAAGCTCAACAGGCATAA
- a CDS encoding Lrp/AsnC ligand binding domain-containing protein: protein MRNTEDNTSYQLDQLDKEIIYMLMDNSKSSLAYISKQVGISTTAVHQRIKKLEVAGVIENSISFLNPRKIGYKVVSYIGMFLDQPSHYPEVVKSLKEVNEVVEAHYTTGNYTIFLKVLCKDNDHLMLILSKLQKLKGVTRTETFISLEQGIYRQLKV, encoded by the coding sequence ATGAGAAACACAGAAGATAATACGAGCTATCAATTGGATCAGCTAGACAAAGAGATCATATATATGCTGATGGACAATTCTAAAAGTTCTTTGGCGTATATATCTAAACAAGTAGGGATATCTACCACTGCCGTGCATCAAAGAATTAAAAAGCTTGAGGTAGCGGGAGTTATAGAGAATTCTATCTCATTTTTGAACCCAAGAAAAATAGGATACAAAGTAGTATCATACATCGGGATGTTTCTTGACCAGCCAAGTCATTATCCTGAGGTGGTAAAATCTTTGAAAGAAGTAAATGAAGTGGTAGAAGCACATTACACCACAGGAAATTATACTATTTTTCTAAAAGTCTTATGCAAAGACAATGATCATTTAATGCTGATTTTAAGCAAACTTCAGAAGCTGAAAGGCGTTACAAGAACCGAAACTTTCATATCTTTGGAACAAGGTATTTACAGACAACTGAAAGTATAA
- the deoC gene encoding deoxyribose-phosphate aldolase, with protein sequence MMNIAQYLDSTYLKTPQQSGISEEETLQIVKDLTQEAIDHHIFAVMIRSDYVTEIKSFLNEKKANVIVGTVIGFHEGTYSLDEKLAQATKAINDGADELDFVINYEAYLNGNLELVKDEFLRCTQLCIQHQKIAKWIIEIAALTDVQIADLTKNISTWAEENFNEKDLENIFVKSSTGFYQTENGKPNGATFEGIKIMLDNAGKLPVKAAGGVRTPEDAEKMIKLGVKRIGTSSALALIKNDSSSEGGY encoded by the coding sequence ATGATGAACATTGCTCAATATTTAGATTCAACTTATTTAAAAACTCCACAGCAATCAGGAATTTCTGAGGAAGAAACATTGCAGATTGTGAAAGATTTGACTCAGGAAGCAATAGATCATCACATTTTTGCAGTAATGATTCGTTCTGATTATGTTACTGAAATTAAAAGTTTTTTAAATGAAAAGAAAGCTAATGTAATTGTAGGAACTGTAATTGGTTTTCACGAAGGAACATATTCTCTTGATGAAAAGCTGGCTCAAGCAACCAAGGCGATCAATGACGGAGCAGATGAGTTGGATTTTGTAATTAATTACGAAGCTTATCTTAATGGAAATTTAGAGCTTGTAAAAGACGAATTTTTACGATGTACGCAACTATGCATTCAGCATCAAAAAATTGCCAAATGGATTATTGAGATTGCAGCGTTGACAGATGTACAAATTGCAGACCTTACCAAAAATATTTCAACTTGGGCTGAAGAGAATTTTAATGAAAAAGATTTAGAAAATATTTTCGTTAAATCTTCAACAGGTTTTTATCAAACAGAAAACGGAAAACCAAACGGAGCAACCTTCGAAGGAATCAAAATAATGCTCGATAATGCGGGTAAACTTCCCGTAAAAGCTGCAGGTGGGGTAAGAACTCCGGAAGATGCAGAAAAGATGATTAAATTAGGCGTAAAAAGGATTGGAACTTCTTCCGCACTAGCTCTTATAAAAAATGATTCTTCTTCAGAAGGAGGATATTAA
- a CDS encoding endonuclease: MELFAFYNVENLFLPDPPQIHKLDPTRSGLRNWDDRKYRTKLSKIAHVFRLMKEENGILPALIGLCEVSGKKVLEDLVKLDPFSSQYGIVHYNSLDERKVDVALLYDKSKVEILDSEAITFFFEIVDNRPDNYDTTRDVLFAKVKFKEEIMNVFVAHLPSKREKDINQPKRNFIMNEIHNRILNIINKDQEHVILCGDFNQNPDDENLIKILYDSTQNRVLHNPFQKLFSTKKYSTFHYKSGLLFDQIMLSDSFFKADATLSFQEAKVFNPESMSTKNKGFEGRPFRTYAGTRYLGGFSDHFPVLVAFKKN; this comes from the coding sequence ATGGAGCTTTTTGCTTTTTACAATGTTGAAAATTTATTTTTGCCCGATCCGCCGCAGATTCATAAACTCGATCCTACAAGATCAGGATTACGAAACTGGGACGACAGAAAGTACAGAACTAAGCTTTCAAAAATTGCTCATGTTTTTCGTTTAATGAAGGAAGAAAACGGAATTTTACCCGCCCTTATCGGTCTTTGTGAAGTTTCCGGAAAAAAAGTATTAGAAGATCTGGTAAAACTTGATCCTTTCAGCTCTCAATACGGAATTGTACATTATAATTCCCTTGATGAGCGGAAAGTAGACGTTGCTCTTTTATATGACAAGTCTAAAGTTGAAATCTTAGATTCTGAAGCCATCACTTTCTTTTTTGAAATCGTAGACAACAGACCCGATAATTATGACACGACAAGGGATGTACTCTTTGCAAAAGTAAAATTCAAAGAGGAAATAATGAATGTTTTTGTAGCTCACCTTCCTTCGAAGAGAGAAAAAGACATTAATCAGCCCAAAAGAAACTTTATTATGAATGAAATTCACAACAGGATTTTAAATATCATCAATAAAGATCAGGAACATGTCATTTTGTGCGGAGATTTTAATCAAAACCCGGACGATGAGAATTTAATAAAAATTCTTTATGACAGTACACAGAACAGGGTTTTACACAACCCTTTTCAAAAGCTGTTTTCAACTAAGAAATATTCTACTTTTCATTACAAATCCGGACTACTTTTTGACCAGATCATGCTATCAGATTCTTTTTTTAAAGCTGATGCAACATTATCTTTTCAGGAGGCAAAGGTTTTTAATCCTGAAAGTATGAGTACTAAAAATAAAGGTTTTGAAGGCAGACCTTTCAGAACATATGCAGGAACAAGGTATCTTGGTGGCTTTAGCGACCATTTTCCTGTTTTAGTAGCTTTCAAAAAAAATTGA
- a CDS encoding NAD(P)/FAD-dependent oxidoreductase, with protein METREKVIIIGGGFAGLQLAKTLNNKNKKVIVLDRVNHHMFQPLFYQVACGRIEPSNISFPFRKIFQQSRNTQFRLTDVKSIDPANNKVITDEAEFTYDKLIIATGCKTNFFGNKDLESKAFGMKNTQEAISIRNHVLLTFEKLILEKSRSDDGNWNIVIVGSGPTGVELAGAFSEMKKEILPRDYPYMNFDHLQIILVSSTEKPLAVMSPEAQEKSEKYLKELGVNFLSGEVVTDYDGNKVYMKSGKEIPSNNVIWAAGVTGNVIDGFPSENLVRNRYIVDRFNKVKGHDNIYAVGDIAYMETPKYPQGHPQVANVAINQAKNLGKNFLRKNKNEWVEYEYKDQGSLATIGKHRAVVDLPFIKFQGFLAWYFWMFLHLMLILSVRNKLAIFFNWMWSYFNKDSSLRLIISPSQKNNTQQ; from the coding sequence ATGGAAACACGCGAAAAGGTTATCATCATTGGAGGAGGTTTTGCGGGATTGCAGTTAGCAAAAACGCTGAACAATAAAAATAAAAAGGTAATTGTGCTCGACAGAGTAAATCACCACATGTTTCAACCCCTTTTTTATCAGGTTGCATGCGGACGAATCGAGCCTTCCAATATTTCTTTTCCTTTCAGAAAAATCTTTCAGCAATCCAGAAATACACAGTTTCGTTTAACGGATGTAAAATCTATTGATCCGGCCAATAATAAGGTCATTACTGATGAAGCAGAATTTACTTACGACAAATTAATTATCGCCACCGGTTGTAAAACCAATTTTTTCGGAAATAAAGATCTCGAAAGTAAAGCTTTCGGAATGAAAAATACTCAGGAAGCCATCAGTATAAGAAATCATGTATTATTGACTTTCGAAAAACTGATTCTTGAAAAAAGCCGAAGCGACGACGGAAACTGGAATATTGTTATCGTAGGAAGCGGGCCAACCGGAGTAGAATTAGCCGGAGCTTTTTCAGAGATGAAAAAAGAAATTCTTCCGCGAGATTATCCTTATATGAATTTTGATCACCTTCAAATTATTCTCGTAAGCTCTACTGAAAAGCCACTTGCCGTAATGAGCCCTGAAGCTCAGGAAAAATCTGAAAAATATTTAAAAGAATTAGGAGTAAACTTCCTCAGTGGTGAAGTCGTAACCGATTATGACGGAAATAAAGTCTACATGAAAAGCGGCAAAGAAATTCCGTCGAATAATGTAATCTGGGCTGCAGGAGTTACAGGAAATGTTATTGATGGTTTTCCTTCAGAAAATTTAGTCAGAAATCGATATATCGTTGATCGTTTCAATAAAGTAAAAGGCCACGATAACATTTATGCTGTTGGAGATATTGCGTACATGGAAACTCCGAAATATCCTCAAGGTCATCCTCAAGTTGCGAATGTTGCCATCAATCAGGCAAAAAATTTAGGCAAAAACTTTCTGAGGAAAAACAAGAACGAATGGGTTGAATATGAGTATAAAGATCAAGGTTCATTAGCAACCATCGGAAAACACAGAGCCGTTGTTGATTTACCATTTATAAAATTTCAGGGATTTTTAGCCTGGTATTTTTGGATGTTCTTACATTTAATGCTTATTTTGAGCGTCCGAAATAAACTGGCGATATTTTTTAACTGGATGTGGAGCTATTTTAATAAAGATTCTTCCTTACGTCTGATTATTTCGCCATCTCAAAAAAATAATACGCAGCAATGA